From a single Lolium rigidum isolate FL_2022 chromosome 7, APGP_CSIRO_Lrig_0.1, whole genome shotgun sequence genomic region:
- the LOC124673611 gene encoding uncharacterized protein LOC124673611, translating into MAGYGRGSEGVWRAPGTVAMLMAGARIKARARSVERNGVLARSAGHASTWPCTLWRHWAAWARSGLGHVVLSSTKGGYQRFQGSKGEQRDMVGCKCQRHSACPHTPPANFSLNGISGFSRILSGIRGQIREVHDFQRLTAFFVSLEGKEKIPYPFAIPSLGSSPSSSAPSLAASSSAYPSRRPDHLLCVSSAPPPTTSSASTCPRSSSSSAADGSGGDYLPRLLHCDRGRSSTSRAAQRREQVRARRMREKEVRRNKQEERMHAKAREQQEVGGGCNKDERATR; encoded by the exons ATGGCGGGCTACGGTCGGGGAAGCGAGGGTGTCTGGCGTGCTCCTGGTACTGTGGCGATGCTCATGGCAGGCGCAAGGATCAAGGCGAGGGCTAGGTCAGTGGAGCGGAACGGCGTCTTGGCGCGCTCTGCCGGGCACGcgtcgacgtggccatgcacgctcTGGCGACACTGGGCGGCATGGGCACGGTCTGGTCTGGGCCATGTCGTGCTCTCCTCGACCAAGGGCGGGTACCAGCGGTTTCAGGGGAGCAAGGGGGAGCAGAGGGACATGGTTG GATGTAAATGTCAGCGGCACTCCGCGTGCCCACATACGCCGCCCGCGAATTTTAGTCTAAATGGCATAAGTGGATTTTCACGAATTTTAAGTGGCATACGTGGACAGATCCGTGAAGTCCACGATTTCCAGCGGCTGACCGCGTTTTTTGTTTCCCTCGAAGGAAAAGAGAAAATTCCCTATCCCTTCGCTATCCCGAGTCTCGGCTCGTCGCCCTCCTCCTCTGCGCCGTcactcgccgcctcctcctcagcGTATCCTTCGCGCCGCCCCGACCACCTCCTCTGCGTCTCCTCCGCGCCGCCCCCGACAACCTCCTCTGCGTCGACATGTCctaggtcctcctcctcctccgcagcAGATGGATCTGGCGGAGACTACCTTCCCCGTCTCCTCCACTGCGACCGTGGCCGCTCCAGCACCAGCAGGGCCGCACAGCGGCGGGAGCAAGTCCGTGCTCGACG AATGAGAGAGAAAGAGGTGAGGAGGAATAAGCAAGAGGAGAGGATGCATGCAAAAGCAAGAGAACAACAAGAAGTTGGAGGTGGCTGTAATAAGGATGAAAGAGCTACAAGATAG